A genomic window from Glycine max cultivar Williams 82 chromosome 17, Glycine_max_v4.0, whole genome shotgun sequence includes:
- the LOC100807658 gene encoding uncharacterized protein isoform X2: MENRGYACNTKVGSAMDVDHCQQKEEEEEQEDPFLKFVDYARSELLSLEGDRNKDDDGSDGLGWSWIVSRILKTCIAYSSGVTPAILLSELSQAWSEQRWVGAPKKPLELINHLKKNHRRTKLPNTVTIDSIYAKNFLSLNSVLEAVIIDAFVLPGTNIHMLTLGDYWSSNIIDVYLHRRFYDLTGLQNGILKRGREIFLTGCYLRTATGGSGHPRLLPTEYLVILLDENQDDDAMLLGAQFCSDPFSSISLDAVNRGASYSLYARIEKIESSEIHRKFETLQRKQITLVDGDGVKLKFFLWGEQILLANLFRVGSMLALDKPYVNISVDCDTETSEDLCLEYGSETQLYLVPYIQHEEQVCVTLTPNRRHGSRPLGSFNSSQDLKFSQVSLPRDSQGTIDFSNYPFRSFVVDLRIKMTGISLYGAVTDIIKEENNQQTVFSLRIADTSGEIWTKLHFARFWSLGRVSFGHTVYISGLTCTMSKQKCLEVLWFENDIGASFINLSCLPALINSSCLHKLSRLTDIFYQTSYAQVCRVWLDPSEYFYVNTIFSHSLCGHFVNKISDRWVECSFCRTISDAAVVRTFHLKITLADKDTGTKVLAWCTGQTAMDLLQISPEEFYELPEDEQVMYPSSLENERFMVALVNCKRDGCVIDGLSPDDSISWEITRACKCE, translated from the exons atggagaataGAGGTTATGCCTGCAATACAAAGGTAGGCTCCGCCATGGACGTAGACCATTGCCAACAaaaggaggaggaagaagagcAAGAAGATCCTTTCCTCAAATTCGTGGATTACGCAAGATCTGAGCTATTATCGCTGGAAGGCGATCGAAACAAAGACGACGACGGTTCCGATGGACTTGGATGGAGTTGGATCGTTTCTCGTATTCTCAAGACTTGCATTGCTTATTCAAGCGGTGTCACTCCCGCGATCTTGCTCTCTGAACTCTCTCAG gCGTGGAGTGAGCAACGCTGGGTTGGGGCTCCGAAGAAGCCTCTCGAATTAATCAATCACCTCAAGAAGAATCATCGGAGGACAAAGCTTCCAAACACTGTTACCATTGATTCCATATACGCGAAGAACTTCCTGTCCTTGAACAGTGTTCTAGAAGCTGTTATTATTGATGCATTTGTGCTCCCAG GCACAAACATCCACATGCTTACATTAGGGGATTATTGGAGTTCCAATATCATAGATGTCTATCTACACCGCAG ATTCTATGACTTGACAGGACTGCAGAATGGAATTCTGAAGCGAGGGAGAGAGATTTTCCTCACTGGTTGCTACCTCCGAACTGCCACTGGAGGTTCTGGACATCCACGTCTTTTGCCAACAGAGTATCTTGTGATTCTATTGGATGAG AATCAGGATGATGATGCAATGCTACTAGGAGCTCAGTTTTGTTCAGACCCTTTCTCTTCAATTTCTCTTGATGCGGTGAACCGAGGGGCTTCATATTCACTTTATGCCCG gATTGAAAAGATTGAATCTTCGGAAATTCACAGGAAGTTTGAAACCCTACAAAGAAAACAGATTACTCTTGTTGATGGTGATGGAGTCAAATTAAAGTTTTTCTTGTGGGGTGAGCAGATTCTCCTTGCCAATCTTTTCAG AGTGGGAAGCATGCTTGCACTGGACAAACCATACGTTAATATTTCAGTGGACTGTGATACTGAGACAAGTGAAGACTTATGTCTTGAATACGGAAGCGAAACACAACTATATTTGGTGCCTTATATTCAACATGAAGAACAG GTGTGCGTAACATTGACTCCAAACCGCCGTCATGGTTCACGGCCCTTGGGTTCTTTTAATTCCAGTCAGGATCTTAAGTTTTCTCAAGTGAGCTTGCCCCGTGATTCTCAGGGGACCATTGATTTCAGTAATTATCCTTTTCGG TCATTTGTGGTAGACCTTCGTATCAAGATGACTGGCATCAGTCTCTATGGTGCTGTTACAGATATtatcaaagaagaaaataaccAACAAACTGTTTTCTCTTTAAGAATCGCAGATACTAGTGGAGAAATTTGGACAAAGCTTCATTTTGCGAGATTTTG GTCATTGGGAAGAGTTAGTTTCGGTCACACTGTATACATATCTGGCTTGACATGTACGATGTCAAAACAAAAGTG TCTGGAAGTATTATGGTTTGAGAATGATATTGGGGCTTCTTTCATCAATCTCAGTTGTTTACCAGCATTGATCAACTCATCTTGCCTTCATAAGCTATCGCGACTCACTGATATTTTTTACCAGACTAGCTATGCGCAA GTATGTCGAGTCTGGCTCGATCCATCTGAGTATTTTTACGTTAATACAATATTTTCACATTCTCTCTGTGGTCATTTTGTCAACAAGATTTCTGATAGATGGGTGGAATGCAGCTTTTGTCGTACAATTTCTGATGCTGCGGTAGTACGCACGTTCCATCTGAAAATTACTCTTGCGGATAAGGATACGGGTACGAAAGTTTTAGCATGGTGCACAGGTCAAACTGCTATGGATTTGTTGCAAATATCTCCCGAGGAGTTTTATGAACTTCCCGAG gaTGAACAAGTAATGTATCCTTCGTCATTAGAAAATGAAAGGTTTATGGTTGCATTGGTAAACTGCAAGCGAGATGGTTGTGTGATAGATGGCCTCTCGCCAGACGATTCAATTTCGTGGGAAATCACACGTGCATGTAAATGtgaataa
- the LOC100807658 gene encoding uncharacterized protein isoform X5 translates to MENRGYACNTKVGSAMDVDHCQQKEEEEEQEDPFLKFVDYARSELLSLEGDRNKDDDGSDGLGWSWIVSRILKTCIAYSSGVTPAILLSELSQAWSEQRWVGAPKKPLELINHLKKNHRRTKLPNTVTIDSIYAKNFLSLNSVLEAVIIDAFVLPGTNIHMLTLGDYWSSNIIDVYLHRRFYDLTGLQNGILKRGREIFLTGCYLRTATGGSGHPRLLPTEYLVILLDENQDDDAMLLGAQFCSDPFSSISLDAVNRGASYSLYARIEKIESSEIHRKFETLQRKQITLVDGDGVKLKFFLWGEQILLANLFRVGSMLALDKPYVNISVDCDTETSEDLCLEYGSETQLYLVPYIQHEEQVCVTLTPNRRHGSRPLGSFNSSQDLKFSQVSLPRDSQGTIDFSNYPFRSFVVDLRIKMTGISLYGAVTDIIKEENNQQTVFSLRIADTSGEIWTKLHFARFCLIIYLRSLGRVSFGHTVYISGLTCTMSKQKCLEVLWFENDIGASFINLSCLPALINSSCLHKLSRLTDIFYQTSYAQLLSYNF, encoded by the exons atggagaataGAGGTTATGCCTGCAATACAAAGGTAGGCTCCGCCATGGACGTAGACCATTGCCAACAaaaggaggaggaagaagagcAAGAAGATCCTTTCCTCAAATTCGTGGATTACGCAAGATCTGAGCTATTATCGCTGGAAGGCGATCGAAACAAAGACGACGACGGTTCCGATGGACTTGGATGGAGTTGGATCGTTTCTCGTATTCTCAAGACTTGCATTGCTTATTCAAGCGGTGTCACTCCCGCGATCTTGCTCTCTGAACTCTCTCAG gCGTGGAGTGAGCAACGCTGGGTTGGGGCTCCGAAGAAGCCTCTCGAATTAATCAATCACCTCAAGAAGAATCATCGGAGGACAAAGCTTCCAAACACTGTTACCATTGATTCCATATACGCGAAGAACTTCCTGTCCTTGAACAGTGTTCTAGAAGCTGTTATTATTGATGCATTTGTGCTCCCAG GCACAAACATCCACATGCTTACATTAGGGGATTATTGGAGTTCCAATATCATAGATGTCTATCTACACCGCAG ATTCTATGACTTGACAGGACTGCAGAATGGAATTCTGAAGCGAGGGAGAGAGATTTTCCTCACTGGTTGCTACCTCCGAACTGCCACTGGAGGTTCTGGACATCCACGTCTTTTGCCAACAGAGTATCTTGTGATTCTATTGGATGAG AATCAGGATGATGATGCAATGCTACTAGGAGCTCAGTTTTGTTCAGACCCTTTCTCTTCAATTTCTCTTGATGCGGTGAACCGAGGGGCTTCATATTCACTTTATGCCCG gATTGAAAAGATTGAATCTTCGGAAATTCACAGGAAGTTTGAAACCCTACAAAGAAAACAGATTACTCTTGTTGATGGTGATGGAGTCAAATTAAAGTTTTTCTTGTGGGGTGAGCAGATTCTCCTTGCCAATCTTTTCAG AGTGGGAAGCATGCTTGCACTGGACAAACCATACGTTAATATTTCAGTGGACTGTGATACTGAGACAAGTGAAGACTTATGTCTTGAATACGGAAGCGAAACACAACTATATTTGGTGCCTTATATTCAACATGAAGAACAG GTGTGCGTAACATTGACTCCAAACCGCCGTCATGGTTCACGGCCCTTGGGTTCTTTTAATTCCAGTCAGGATCTTAAGTTTTCTCAAGTGAGCTTGCCCCGTGATTCTCAGGGGACCATTGATTTCAGTAATTATCCTTTTCGG TCATTTGTGGTAGACCTTCGTATCAAGATGACTGGCATCAGTCTCTATGGTGCTGTTACAGATATtatcaaagaagaaaataaccAACAAACTGTTTTCTCTTTAAGAATCGCAGATACTAGTGGAGAAATTTGGACAAAGCTTCATTTTGCGAGATTTTG TCTTATAATATACCTCAGGTCATTGGGAAGAGTTAGTTTCGGTCACACTGTATACATATCTGGCTTGACATGTACGATGTCAAAACAAAAGTG TCTGGAAGTATTATGGTTTGAGAATGATATTGGGGCTTCTTTCATCAATCTCAGTTGTTTACCAGCATTGATCAACTCATCTTGCCTTCATAAGCTATCGCGACTCACTGATATTTTTTACCAGACTAGCTATGCGCAA CTTTTGTCGTACAATTTCTGA
- the LOC100807658 gene encoding uncharacterized protein isoform X3: MENRGYACNTKVGSAMDVDHCQQKEEEEEQEDPFLKFVDYARSELLSLEGDRNKDDDGSDGLGWSWIVSRILKTCIAYSSGVTPAILLSELSQAWSEQRWVGAPKKPLELINHLKKNHRRTKLPNTVTIDSIYAKNFLSLNSVLEAVIIDAFVLPGTNIHMLTLGDYWSSNIIDVYLHRRFYDLTGLQNGILKRGREIFLTGCYLRTATGGSGHPRLLPTEYLVILLDENQDDDAMLLGAQFCSDPFSSISLDAVNRGASYSLYARIEKIESSEIHRKFETLQRKQITLVDGDGVKLKFFLWGEQILLANLFRVGSMLALDKPYVNISVDCDTETSEDLCLEYGSETQLYLVPYIQHEEQVCVTLTPNRRHGSRPLGSFNSSQDLKFSQVSLPRDSQGTIDFSNYPFRSFVVDLRIKMTGISLYGAVTDIIKEENNQQTVFSLRIADTSGEIWTKLHFARFCLIIYLRSLGRVSFGHTVYISGLTCTMSKQKCCLPALINSSCLHKLSRLTDIFYQTSYAQVCRVWLDPSEYFYVNTIFSHSLCGHFVNKISDRWVECSFCRTISDAAVVRTFHLKITLADKDTGTKVLAWCTGQTAMDLLQISPEEFYELPEDEQVMYPSSLENERFMVALVNCKRDGCVIDGLSPDDSISWEITRACKCE, from the exons atggagaataGAGGTTATGCCTGCAATACAAAGGTAGGCTCCGCCATGGACGTAGACCATTGCCAACAaaaggaggaggaagaagagcAAGAAGATCCTTTCCTCAAATTCGTGGATTACGCAAGATCTGAGCTATTATCGCTGGAAGGCGATCGAAACAAAGACGACGACGGTTCCGATGGACTTGGATGGAGTTGGATCGTTTCTCGTATTCTCAAGACTTGCATTGCTTATTCAAGCGGTGTCACTCCCGCGATCTTGCTCTCTGAACTCTCTCAG gCGTGGAGTGAGCAACGCTGGGTTGGGGCTCCGAAGAAGCCTCTCGAATTAATCAATCACCTCAAGAAGAATCATCGGAGGACAAAGCTTCCAAACACTGTTACCATTGATTCCATATACGCGAAGAACTTCCTGTCCTTGAACAGTGTTCTAGAAGCTGTTATTATTGATGCATTTGTGCTCCCAG GCACAAACATCCACATGCTTACATTAGGGGATTATTGGAGTTCCAATATCATAGATGTCTATCTACACCGCAG ATTCTATGACTTGACAGGACTGCAGAATGGAATTCTGAAGCGAGGGAGAGAGATTTTCCTCACTGGTTGCTACCTCCGAACTGCCACTGGAGGTTCTGGACATCCACGTCTTTTGCCAACAGAGTATCTTGTGATTCTATTGGATGAG AATCAGGATGATGATGCAATGCTACTAGGAGCTCAGTTTTGTTCAGACCCTTTCTCTTCAATTTCTCTTGATGCGGTGAACCGAGGGGCTTCATATTCACTTTATGCCCG gATTGAAAAGATTGAATCTTCGGAAATTCACAGGAAGTTTGAAACCCTACAAAGAAAACAGATTACTCTTGTTGATGGTGATGGAGTCAAATTAAAGTTTTTCTTGTGGGGTGAGCAGATTCTCCTTGCCAATCTTTTCAG AGTGGGAAGCATGCTTGCACTGGACAAACCATACGTTAATATTTCAGTGGACTGTGATACTGAGACAAGTGAAGACTTATGTCTTGAATACGGAAGCGAAACACAACTATATTTGGTGCCTTATATTCAACATGAAGAACAG GTGTGCGTAACATTGACTCCAAACCGCCGTCATGGTTCACGGCCCTTGGGTTCTTTTAATTCCAGTCAGGATCTTAAGTTTTCTCAAGTGAGCTTGCCCCGTGATTCTCAGGGGACCATTGATTTCAGTAATTATCCTTTTCGG TCATTTGTGGTAGACCTTCGTATCAAGATGACTGGCATCAGTCTCTATGGTGCTGTTACAGATATtatcaaagaagaaaataaccAACAAACTGTTTTCTCTTTAAGAATCGCAGATACTAGTGGAGAAATTTGGACAAAGCTTCATTTTGCGAGATTTTG TCTTATAATATACCTCAGGTCATTGGGAAGAGTTAGTTTCGGTCACACTGTATACATATCTGGCTTGACATGTACGATGTCAAAACAAAAGTG TTGTTTACCAGCATTGATCAACTCATCTTGCCTTCATAAGCTATCGCGACTCACTGATATTTTTTACCAGACTAGCTATGCGCAA GTATGTCGAGTCTGGCTCGATCCATCTGAGTATTTTTACGTTAATACAATATTTTCACATTCTCTCTGTGGTCATTTTGTCAACAAGATTTCTGATAGATGGGTGGAATGCAGCTTTTGTCGTACAATTTCTGATGCTGCGGTAGTACGCACGTTCCATCTGAAAATTACTCTTGCGGATAAGGATACGGGTACGAAAGTTTTAGCATGGTGCACAGGTCAAACTGCTATGGATTTGTTGCAAATATCTCCCGAGGAGTTTTATGAACTTCCCGAG gaTGAACAAGTAATGTATCCTTCGTCATTAGAAAATGAAAGGTTTATGGTTGCATTGGTAAACTGCAAGCGAGATGGTTGTGTGATAGATGGCCTCTCGCCAGACGATTCAATTTCGTGGGAAATCACACGTGCATGTAAATGtgaataa
- the LOC100807658 gene encoding uncharacterized protein isoform X1: MENRGYACNTKVGSAMDVDHCQQKEEEEEQEDPFLKFVDYARSELLSLEGDRNKDDDGSDGLGWSWIVSRILKTCIAYSSGVTPAILLSELSQAWSEQRWVGAPKKPLELINHLKKNHRRTKLPNTVTIDSIYAKNFLSLNSVLEAVIIDAFVLPGTNIHMLTLGDYWSSNIIDVYLHRRFYDLTGLQNGILKRGREIFLTGCYLRTATGGSGHPRLLPTEYLVILLDENQDDDAMLLGAQFCSDPFSSISLDAVNRGASYSLYARIEKIESSEIHRKFETLQRKQITLVDGDGVKLKFFLWGEQILLANLFRVGSMLALDKPYVNISVDCDTETSEDLCLEYGSETQLYLVPYIQHEEQVCVTLTPNRRHGSRPLGSFNSSQDLKFSQVSLPRDSQGTIDFSNYPFRSFVVDLRIKMTGISLYGAVTDIIKEENNQQTVFSLRIADTSGEIWTKLHFARFCLIIYLRSLGRVSFGHTVYISGLTCTMSKQKCLEVLWFENDIGASFINLSCLPALINSSCLHKLSRLTDIFYQTSYAQVCRVWLDPSEYFYVNTIFSHSLCGHFVNKISDRWVECSFCRTISDAAVVRTFHLKITLADKDTGTKVLAWCTGQTAMDLLQISPEEFYELPEDEQVMYPSSLENERFMVALVNCKRDGCVIDGLSPDDSISWEITRACKCE, from the exons atggagaataGAGGTTATGCCTGCAATACAAAGGTAGGCTCCGCCATGGACGTAGACCATTGCCAACAaaaggaggaggaagaagagcAAGAAGATCCTTTCCTCAAATTCGTGGATTACGCAAGATCTGAGCTATTATCGCTGGAAGGCGATCGAAACAAAGACGACGACGGTTCCGATGGACTTGGATGGAGTTGGATCGTTTCTCGTATTCTCAAGACTTGCATTGCTTATTCAAGCGGTGTCACTCCCGCGATCTTGCTCTCTGAACTCTCTCAG gCGTGGAGTGAGCAACGCTGGGTTGGGGCTCCGAAGAAGCCTCTCGAATTAATCAATCACCTCAAGAAGAATCATCGGAGGACAAAGCTTCCAAACACTGTTACCATTGATTCCATATACGCGAAGAACTTCCTGTCCTTGAACAGTGTTCTAGAAGCTGTTATTATTGATGCATTTGTGCTCCCAG GCACAAACATCCACATGCTTACATTAGGGGATTATTGGAGTTCCAATATCATAGATGTCTATCTACACCGCAG ATTCTATGACTTGACAGGACTGCAGAATGGAATTCTGAAGCGAGGGAGAGAGATTTTCCTCACTGGTTGCTACCTCCGAACTGCCACTGGAGGTTCTGGACATCCACGTCTTTTGCCAACAGAGTATCTTGTGATTCTATTGGATGAG AATCAGGATGATGATGCAATGCTACTAGGAGCTCAGTTTTGTTCAGACCCTTTCTCTTCAATTTCTCTTGATGCGGTGAACCGAGGGGCTTCATATTCACTTTATGCCCG gATTGAAAAGATTGAATCTTCGGAAATTCACAGGAAGTTTGAAACCCTACAAAGAAAACAGATTACTCTTGTTGATGGTGATGGAGTCAAATTAAAGTTTTTCTTGTGGGGTGAGCAGATTCTCCTTGCCAATCTTTTCAG AGTGGGAAGCATGCTTGCACTGGACAAACCATACGTTAATATTTCAGTGGACTGTGATACTGAGACAAGTGAAGACTTATGTCTTGAATACGGAAGCGAAACACAACTATATTTGGTGCCTTATATTCAACATGAAGAACAG GTGTGCGTAACATTGACTCCAAACCGCCGTCATGGTTCACGGCCCTTGGGTTCTTTTAATTCCAGTCAGGATCTTAAGTTTTCTCAAGTGAGCTTGCCCCGTGATTCTCAGGGGACCATTGATTTCAGTAATTATCCTTTTCGG TCATTTGTGGTAGACCTTCGTATCAAGATGACTGGCATCAGTCTCTATGGTGCTGTTACAGATATtatcaaagaagaaaataaccAACAAACTGTTTTCTCTTTAAGAATCGCAGATACTAGTGGAGAAATTTGGACAAAGCTTCATTTTGCGAGATTTTG TCTTATAATATACCTCAGGTCATTGGGAAGAGTTAGTTTCGGTCACACTGTATACATATCTGGCTTGACATGTACGATGTCAAAACAAAAGTG TCTGGAAGTATTATGGTTTGAGAATGATATTGGGGCTTCTTTCATCAATCTCAGTTGTTTACCAGCATTGATCAACTCATCTTGCCTTCATAAGCTATCGCGACTCACTGATATTTTTTACCAGACTAGCTATGCGCAA GTATGTCGAGTCTGGCTCGATCCATCTGAGTATTTTTACGTTAATACAATATTTTCACATTCTCTCTGTGGTCATTTTGTCAACAAGATTTCTGATAGATGGGTGGAATGCAGCTTTTGTCGTACAATTTCTGATGCTGCGGTAGTACGCACGTTCCATCTGAAAATTACTCTTGCGGATAAGGATACGGGTACGAAAGTTTTAGCATGGTGCACAGGTCAAACTGCTATGGATTTGTTGCAAATATCTCCCGAGGAGTTTTATGAACTTCCCGAG gaTGAACAAGTAATGTATCCTTCGTCATTAGAAAATGAAAGGTTTATGGTTGCATTGGTAAACTGCAAGCGAGATGGTTGTGTGATAGATGGCCTCTCGCCAGACGATTCAATTTCGTGGGAAATCACACGTGCATGTAAATGtgaataa
- the LOC100807658 gene encoding uncharacterized protein isoform X4 produces MENRGYACNTKVGSAMDVDHCQQKEEEEEQEDPFLKFVDYARSELLSLEGDRNKDDDGSDGLGWSWIVSRILKTCIAYSSGVTPAILLSELSQAWSEQRWVGAPKKPLELINHLKKNHRRTKLPNTVTIDSIYAKNFLSLNSVLEAVIIDAFVLPGTNIHMLTLGDYWSSNIIDVYLHRRFYDLTGLQNGILKRGREIFLTGCYLRTATGGSGHPRLLPTEYLVILLDENQDDDAMLLGAQFCSDPFSSISLDAVNRGASYSLYARIEKIESSEIHRKFETLQRKQITLVDGDGVKLKFFLWGEQILLANLFRVGSMLALDKPYVNISVDCDTETSEDLCLEYGSETQLYLVPYIQHEEQVCVTLTPNRRHGSRPLGSFNSSQDLKFSQVSLPRDSQGTIDFSNYPFRSFVVDLRIKMTGISLYGAVTDIIKEENNQQTVFSLRIADTSGEIWTKLHFARFWSLGRVSFGHTVYISGLTCTMSKQKCCLPALINSSCLHKLSRLTDIFYQTSYAQVCRVWLDPSEYFYVNTIFSHSLCGHFVNKISDRWVECSFCRTISDAAVVRTFHLKITLADKDTGTKVLAWCTGQTAMDLLQISPEEFYELPEDEQVMYPSSLENERFMVALVNCKRDGCVIDGLSPDDSISWEITRACKCE; encoded by the exons atggagaataGAGGTTATGCCTGCAATACAAAGGTAGGCTCCGCCATGGACGTAGACCATTGCCAACAaaaggaggaggaagaagagcAAGAAGATCCTTTCCTCAAATTCGTGGATTACGCAAGATCTGAGCTATTATCGCTGGAAGGCGATCGAAACAAAGACGACGACGGTTCCGATGGACTTGGATGGAGTTGGATCGTTTCTCGTATTCTCAAGACTTGCATTGCTTATTCAAGCGGTGTCACTCCCGCGATCTTGCTCTCTGAACTCTCTCAG gCGTGGAGTGAGCAACGCTGGGTTGGGGCTCCGAAGAAGCCTCTCGAATTAATCAATCACCTCAAGAAGAATCATCGGAGGACAAAGCTTCCAAACACTGTTACCATTGATTCCATATACGCGAAGAACTTCCTGTCCTTGAACAGTGTTCTAGAAGCTGTTATTATTGATGCATTTGTGCTCCCAG GCACAAACATCCACATGCTTACATTAGGGGATTATTGGAGTTCCAATATCATAGATGTCTATCTACACCGCAG ATTCTATGACTTGACAGGACTGCAGAATGGAATTCTGAAGCGAGGGAGAGAGATTTTCCTCACTGGTTGCTACCTCCGAACTGCCACTGGAGGTTCTGGACATCCACGTCTTTTGCCAACAGAGTATCTTGTGATTCTATTGGATGAG AATCAGGATGATGATGCAATGCTACTAGGAGCTCAGTTTTGTTCAGACCCTTTCTCTTCAATTTCTCTTGATGCGGTGAACCGAGGGGCTTCATATTCACTTTATGCCCG gATTGAAAAGATTGAATCTTCGGAAATTCACAGGAAGTTTGAAACCCTACAAAGAAAACAGATTACTCTTGTTGATGGTGATGGAGTCAAATTAAAGTTTTTCTTGTGGGGTGAGCAGATTCTCCTTGCCAATCTTTTCAG AGTGGGAAGCATGCTTGCACTGGACAAACCATACGTTAATATTTCAGTGGACTGTGATACTGAGACAAGTGAAGACTTATGTCTTGAATACGGAAGCGAAACACAACTATATTTGGTGCCTTATATTCAACATGAAGAACAG GTGTGCGTAACATTGACTCCAAACCGCCGTCATGGTTCACGGCCCTTGGGTTCTTTTAATTCCAGTCAGGATCTTAAGTTTTCTCAAGTGAGCTTGCCCCGTGATTCTCAGGGGACCATTGATTTCAGTAATTATCCTTTTCGG TCATTTGTGGTAGACCTTCGTATCAAGATGACTGGCATCAGTCTCTATGGTGCTGTTACAGATATtatcaaagaagaaaataaccAACAAACTGTTTTCTCTTTAAGAATCGCAGATACTAGTGGAGAAATTTGGACAAAGCTTCATTTTGCGAGATTTTG GTCATTGGGAAGAGTTAGTTTCGGTCACACTGTATACATATCTGGCTTGACATGTACGATGTCAAAACAAAAGTG TTGTTTACCAGCATTGATCAACTCATCTTGCCTTCATAAGCTATCGCGACTCACTGATATTTTTTACCAGACTAGCTATGCGCAA GTATGTCGAGTCTGGCTCGATCCATCTGAGTATTTTTACGTTAATACAATATTTTCACATTCTCTCTGTGGTCATTTTGTCAACAAGATTTCTGATAGATGGGTGGAATGCAGCTTTTGTCGTACAATTTCTGATGCTGCGGTAGTACGCACGTTCCATCTGAAAATTACTCTTGCGGATAAGGATACGGGTACGAAAGTTTTAGCATGGTGCACAGGTCAAACTGCTATGGATTTGTTGCAAATATCTCCCGAGGAGTTTTATGAACTTCCCGAG gaTGAACAAGTAATGTATCCTTCGTCATTAGAAAATGAAAGGTTTATGGTTGCATTGGTAAACTGCAAGCGAGATGGTTGTGTGATAGATGGCCTCTCGCCAGACGATTCAATTTCGTGGGAAATCACACGTGCATGTAAATGtgaataa